The following are encoded together in the Microterricola viridarii genome:
- a CDS encoding IlvD/Edd family dehydratase, whose protein sequence is MDHLRSAAWYQGSDRNAYIHRAWMRRGLPDDALDATKPQIAIANTASDLTPCNMHLNEVADSVKQDVWAAGGVPYNLPVVSLGETQVKPTAMLWRNMAAMAMEEMFRANPIDGLVLLGGCDKTIPALLMAAASVNIPAIVVPGGPMLTGYFRGEALGCGTDVWRLSEEVRAGTITNAQFQESEQSTIRSKGHCNTMGTASTMAVVAEALGMTIPGFAGTPAPDARLLKMSHETGRLIVDMVAAGRRPSDIMTRESFLNAIMAVAAVGGSTNAVVHLLAIAGRLGIELSLEDFDEAGAGIPVMANLQPSGSFLMDDLHRAGGLLALLSQIADLLHPQPITVTGAPFVASLGGHPVYDDTVILPRENPLMADAGIAVLRGNLAPRGAIIKPSAATPELLQHVGPAVVFDSVEDMRARIDDPELDVTADSVLVLRGCGPRGYPGMPEVGNMPLPRKLLEAGVRDMVRISDARMSGTAYGTVILHVAPEAAAGGPLGLVRTGDIIRVDVAGRSLSVDLSDEELSARSQSPQSEAAYAKPSRGWAKLYVDHVMQADTGADLDFLVGSSGDEVSRESH, encoded by the coding sequence GTGGACCATTTGCGCAGTGCCGCCTGGTATCAGGGTTCGGACCGCAACGCCTACATTCACCGCGCCTGGATGCGGCGCGGGCTCCCCGACGACGCGCTCGACGCGACAAAACCGCAGATCGCAATCGCGAACACGGCCTCCGACCTGACCCCGTGCAACATGCACCTCAACGAGGTCGCCGACAGCGTCAAGCAGGATGTCTGGGCAGCTGGCGGCGTGCCGTACAACCTCCCGGTTGTCTCGCTCGGCGAGACCCAGGTGAAGCCGACGGCGATGCTGTGGCGCAACATGGCGGCCATGGCGATGGAGGAGATGTTCCGCGCCAACCCCATCGACGGGCTCGTGCTGCTCGGCGGCTGCGACAAGACGATCCCGGCTCTGCTGATGGCGGCGGCATCCGTCAACATCCCGGCGATCGTGGTGCCGGGCGGCCCCATGCTCACCGGCTACTTCCGCGGCGAGGCCCTCGGATGCGGCACCGACGTCTGGCGGCTGAGCGAAGAGGTGCGGGCCGGCACCATCACGAACGCCCAGTTCCAGGAGTCGGAGCAGTCGACCATCCGCAGCAAGGGGCACTGCAACACGATGGGCACCGCGTCCACCATGGCCGTCGTCGCCGAGGCCCTCGGCATGACCATCCCCGGCTTCGCCGGCACCCCCGCCCCCGACGCCCGCCTGCTGAAGATGTCGCACGAGACCGGCCGGCTCATCGTCGACATGGTGGCCGCGGGCCGCCGGCCGAGCGACATCATGACCAGGGAGTCGTTCCTCAACGCCATCATGGCCGTCGCGGCGGTTGGCGGTTCCACCAACGCGGTCGTCCACCTGCTCGCCATCGCGGGCCGGCTCGGCATCGAGCTGAGCCTGGAGGATTTCGACGAGGCGGGCGCCGGCATCCCGGTCATGGCGAACCTGCAGCCGAGCGGCAGCTTCCTGATGGACGACCTGCACCGCGCCGGCGGGCTGCTCGCCCTGCTCTCGCAGATCGCCGACCTGCTGCACCCGCAGCCGATCACTGTCACCGGAGCGCCCTTCGTCGCCTCCCTCGGCGGCCACCCCGTCTACGACGACACCGTCATCCTGCCGCGCGAGAACCCGCTCATGGCGGATGCCGGCATCGCCGTGCTCCGCGGCAACCTCGCGCCCCGCGGCGCGATCATCAAACCGTCGGCGGCCACCCCGGAGCTCCTCCAGCACGTCGGCCCCGCGGTGGTCTTCGACAGCGTCGAGGACATGCGCGCCCGCATCGACGACCCCGAGCTCGACGTCACGGCCGACTCGGTGCTCGTGCTCCGCGGCTGCGGCCCCCGGGGCTACCCGGGCATGCCCGAGGTCGGCAACATGCCGCTCCCCCGCAAGCTGCTGGAGGCCGGCGTGCGCGACATGGTGCGCATCAGCGACGCCCGCATGAGCGGCACCGCCTACGGCACGGTGATCCTGCACGTGGCTCCGGAGGCCGCCGCCGGCGGACCGCTCGGGCTCGTGCGCACCGGCGACATCATCCGGGTGGACGTTGCCGGGCGCTCCCTCAGCGTGGATCTCAGCGACGAGGAGCTGAGTGCGCGCAGCCAGAGCCCGCAGAGCGAGGCGGCGTACGCCAAGCCCAGCCGTGGCTGGGCGAAGCTCTATGTCGACCACGTGATGCAGGCAGACACCGGGGCCGACCTCGACTTCCTGGTCGGGTCCAGCGGAGACGAGGTCAGCCGTGAGTCGCACTGA
- a CDS encoding zinc-dependent alcohol dehydrogenase has product MRALVVTAPRRAEVQEVPAPLALPGQLLVDVERVGICGTDVELFTGEMAYIHHGRTHFPLRLGHEWTGRVVAVGSPEDESWIGQRVTGDTMLGCGHCTYCQGGRHHVCPDRFEVGILDGWAAALAEQVLIPTRYAYRIPENVTVTAAALVEPGGNSLRAVRAAAIEPGHRVLVLGSGTIGLLAAQFALAEGAEVHVGGVREGSLELARSLGVRHTWQFDALADGHDNTFDAVIEASSDERMPPLAVQLAKPAGRVVYIGLASTPSRVDTRDLVLKDVSAVGILSASPGLAGAIEGFAGGAVIPDSIVSEVISLEEVPSRLEGARGAAAGPGPKVHVDPRRRFEK; this is encoded by the coding sequence ATGCGCGCACTCGTCGTGACCGCCCCGCGGCGAGCGGAGGTCCAGGAGGTCCCGGCACCGCTTGCCTTGCCGGGCCAGTTGCTTGTCGACGTGGAACGGGTTGGCATCTGCGGCACCGATGTCGAGCTGTTCACCGGAGAGATGGCCTACATCCACCACGGGCGCACCCACTTCCCGCTGCGGCTGGGGCATGAGTGGACCGGCCGGGTCGTTGCGGTCGGCTCCCCCGAGGACGAGAGCTGGATCGGGCAGCGCGTCACCGGCGACACCATGCTCGGATGCGGGCACTGTACGTATTGTCAGGGCGGCCGCCACCACGTCTGCCCGGACCGTTTCGAGGTCGGCATCCTCGACGGTTGGGCGGCCGCCCTCGCCGAGCAGGTGCTCATCCCGACGCGCTACGCGTACCGGATCCCCGAGAACGTCACCGTCACCGCCGCCGCCCTGGTCGAGCCCGGCGGCAACTCGCTGCGTGCCGTGCGCGCCGCCGCAATCGAGCCGGGCCACAGGGTGCTAGTGCTCGGCTCCGGCACCATCGGGCTGCTTGCCGCCCAATTCGCGCTGGCCGAAGGCGCCGAGGTGCATGTCGGCGGCGTTCGTGAGGGCTCGCTCGAACTGGCGCGCTCGCTCGGCGTGCGGCACACCTGGCAGTTCGACGCACTCGCCGACGGCCACGACAACACGTTCGACGCCGTGATCGAGGCCAGCAGCGATGAACGGATGCCGCCCCTCGCCGTGCAGCTCGCGAAACCGGCGGGCCGGGTCGTGTACATCGGCCTGGCGTCCACCCCCAGCCGTGTCGACACCCGCGATCTCGTGCTCAAAGACGTTTCCGCCGTCGGCATCCTCTCGGCCTCCCCCGGTCTGGCCGGGGCGATCGAGGGCTTCGCCGGCGGCGCCGTGATCCCCGACTCGATCGTCAGCGAGGTCATCTCACTCGAGGAGGTGCCGAGCCGGCTGGAGGGTGCGCGCGGCGCGGCCGCGGGCCCCGGGCCGAAGGTGCACGTCGACCCGCGGCGGCGCTTCGAAAAGTAG
- a CDS encoding CocE/NonD family hydrolase: MTDFRTISAGGRNVGVHKDLRVPMRDGVALVADAYGAADSEPRPALVALSPYGKELQALALTMPPQRRPSPMWDGCIEAGDIARVVDQGYVHVIGDLRGSGGSEGEHIGNYNAGGVSLGQDAYDFIEWVAEQPWCDGRVGMIGISYFGSMQLLAAAERPPHLKALFISGGHYDFYETTYHGGIMWFMPRAAREGRGGDSGWAFTDRVKSRMLETVSDEQVRARVAARLADPDVQAWPNLVHTLHYPTNHEAWFDIITNEFDGEWYEERNPINLAAQVEVPVWLQIDQGRGWTIDGTIETFNRLGGPKKLTIGSYPPMQSRPWVEEHDKMFRWYDYWIKGIDNGVMDEPAVSVFVEGTREYAEGAEFPPKPVEHRPLYLRTRGRLSAEPEAMDATAAAPDGFYQAPLTVTDKVEVLRWTTAPFEEAVEMIGTGAAHLFVEIDQPDTNLIMRFWDEAPGAARQLLTSAYLKASHRELDLELTTEGNPHHPHTRAVPVEPGVVEEYVLRIYPFAATLLPGHRLVAELSNDEPLSDEHNALLPPDAFHLPVGRPVTHKVYRDAEHPSRLVLPFTKG, translated from the coding sequence ATGACCGATTTCCGCACCATCTCCGCTGGAGGTCGCAACGTCGGCGTCCACAAAGACCTGCGTGTTCCGATGCGTGACGGCGTGGCGCTCGTCGCCGACGCCTATGGTGCGGCCGACAGCGAGCCGCGCCCCGCGCTCGTCGCGCTGAGCCCATACGGCAAGGAGCTGCAGGCGCTGGCTCTGACGATGCCACCGCAGCGTCGGCCCTCGCCGATGTGGGATGGCTGCATCGAGGCCGGGGACATCGCGCGCGTCGTCGACCAGGGCTACGTGCACGTGATCGGCGATCTGCGCGGTTCGGGCGGGTCAGAGGGTGAGCACATCGGCAACTACAACGCCGGCGGCGTCTCGCTCGGCCAAGACGCCTACGACTTCATCGAGTGGGTTGCTGAACAGCCCTGGTGTGACGGTCGGGTCGGCATGATCGGTATCTCGTACTTCGGATCGATGCAGTTGCTGGCTGCGGCCGAGCGACCCCCACACCTGAAGGCCCTGTTCATCTCGGGTGGTCATTACGACTTCTACGAGACCACCTACCACGGCGGCATCATGTGGTTCATGCCGCGTGCCGCCAGGGAAGGACGCGGTGGCGACTCCGGCTGGGCGTTCACAGACAGGGTCAAGAGCCGGATGCTGGAGACGGTGTCCGACGAGCAAGTCAGGGCCCGCGTCGCTGCACGCCTCGCCGACCCCGATGTGCAGGCGTGGCCGAACCTCGTGCACACCCTGCACTATCCGACCAACCACGAGGCGTGGTTCGACATCATCACCAACGAATTCGACGGCGAGTGGTACGAGGAGCGCAACCCCATCAACCTCGCAGCCCAGGTCGAGGTGCCCGTGTGGCTGCAGATCGACCAGGGTCGCGGGTGGACCATTGACGGCACCATCGAGACATTCAATCGGCTCGGCGGGCCGAAGAAGCTGACGATCGGCTCGTACCCTCCCATGCAGTCGCGGCCGTGGGTCGAGGAGCACGACAAGATGTTCCGCTGGTACGACTATTGGATCAAGGGAATCGACAACGGTGTGATGGACGAGCCCGCGGTGAGTGTGTTCGTTGAGGGCACGCGCGAGTATGCCGAAGGCGCGGAGTTCCCCCCGAAGCCGGTCGAACACCGCCCGCTCTATCTGCGCACACGAGGCCGGCTCTCCGCCGAACCGGAGGCGATGGATGCCACGGCCGCAGCCCCCGACGGCTTCTACCAGGCGCCGCTCACCGTGACCGACAAGGTCGAGGTGCTGCGCTGGACCACCGCACCCTTTGAGGAAGCGGTGGAGATGATCGGGACGGGTGCCGCGCACCTGTTCGTCGAGATCGATCAGCCGGACACGAACCTCATCATGCGGTTCTGGGATGAAGCGCCCGGCGCCGCGCGTCAACTGCTGACCTCTGCCTATCTGAAGGCCTCGCACCGCGAGCTTGACCTCGAACTCACCACAGAGGGCAACCCCCATCACCCGCATACCCGTGCCGTTCCCGTCGAGCCCGGGGTGGTCGAGGAGTATGTGCTGCGGATCTATCCCTTCGCGGCGACGCTGCTGCCCGGGCATCGACTGGTGGCCGAGCTCTCCAACGACGAGCCGCTGTCCGACGAGCACAACGCCCTGCTGCCTCCCGACGCGTTCCACCTGCCCGTTGGTCGCCCGGTCACGCACAAGGTGTACCGCGACGCCGAGCATCCGTCGAGGCTGGTGCTTCCCTTCACGAAGGGCTGA
- a CDS encoding MBL fold metallo-hydrolase — protein MTGIHPLVAPWGRFGLRTFYIDAPEPAIVDTGVTESIGGMRAGLEAIGRRIEDVRWILLTHGHIDHIGGAHALWELTGRRAQVVIHQGDVPMLRSREAHVEEWRSGRGKWLSDPDGEATEEALLRDAISGEMEPTLALDGGEVLDLGGGVRVAVHSIPGHTIGAVAYVVEETGDVFVGDAVQAYGAASGFPGYEDPNRYRASLEFLRDDVRPQRLYLGHPYRRADGTPFPEVLDASDAFEAIQGSIDNEARIRAAVLSQLEVGLHATASPYSPFQSVAEQLGYAGDPTLEPAPFFTTMNAYLTQFGTERGATS, from the coding sequence ATGACCGGCATCCATCCGCTCGTCGCTCCCTGGGGTCGATTCGGTTTGCGCACCTTCTACATCGATGCACCTGAGCCCGCGATCGTTGACACCGGAGTGACCGAATCCATCGGCGGGATGCGCGCCGGGCTCGAGGCGATCGGGCGCCGAATCGAAGACGTGCGTTGGATCCTGCTCACGCACGGACACATCGATCACATCGGCGGTGCACACGCACTGTGGGAGCTGACCGGTCGGCGGGCGCAGGTCGTCATCCACCAGGGCGACGTGCCGATGCTGCGTTCGCGCGAGGCGCACGTCGAGGAGTGGCGCTCGGGACGCGGCAAATGGCTGAGCGACCCCGACGGAGAGGCCACAGAGGAGGCGTTGCTGCGCGACGCGATCTCCGGCGAGATGGAACCGACCCTCGCCCTCGACGGCGGTGAGGTGCTCGACCTCGGTGGCGGCGTCCGTGTCGCCGTGCATTCCATTCCCGGACACACCATCGGTGCCGTCGCCTACGTCGTCGAAGAGACCGGGGATGTCTTCGTCGGCGACGCCGTCCAGGCCTATGGCGCCGCGAGCGGGTTCCCCGGTTACGAGGACCCGAACCGTTATCGCGCGAGCCTCGAGTTCCTGCGCGACGACGTTCGTCCGCAGCGTCTGTATCTCGGGCACCCCTACCGCCGAGCCGACGGCACACCTTTTCCCGAGGTGCTCGACGCCTCGGATGCATTTGAGGCGATCCAGGGCAGCATCGACAACGAGGCCCGCATCCGCGCAGCCGTCCTCTCGCAGCTCGAGGTGGGGCTGCACGCGACTGCTTCGCCATATTCGCCGTTCCAGTCCGTCGCCGAACAGCTCGGCTACGCGGGCGACCCGACGCTGGAACCGGCACCCTTCTTCACCACTATGAACGCGTACCTCACGCAGTTCGGCACCGAACGAGGAGCAACCTCATGA
- a CDS encoding alpha/beta hydrolase encodes MPLHPEIARFLASLPHEESAPLEPAPLDPAAMRADEESHVPALADRHPVAHVTDIVVQTPTGVVPVRVYADTDAPTSGAVVYFHGGAYFLGSLNTHDDVARRLATATGLRVFSVGYRLAPEHPFPAALDDAVGVIDWLISEGESAGWDGTTLAVVGDSSGGTIATVAASLLHDRGVDRITHQVLYYPSVDLDLDLDPKRYASMVENAVGFGLETAGIAPFNAFYFTSGADPLDPRVSPIGRPDLSGLPAALILTGELDPMRDEGEQYGQRLKDAGVPALVHRYEGAGHGFVQHFAWLPEYGAAFAETAAFLQTGTAPTPAKALP; translated from the coding sequence ATGCCCCTGCATCCCGAGATCGCGCGTTTCCTGGCCTCCCTCCCGCACGAAGAATCCGCCCCGCTCGAACCCGCCCCGCTCGACCCCGCCGCGATGCGCGCCGACGAGGAGTCGCACGTTCCCGCGCTCGCCGACCGACACCCGGTCGCGCACGTCACGGACATCGTCGTGCAGACACCGACCGGGGTTGTTCCGGTGCGGGTTTACGCCGACACGGATGCCCCGACCTCCGGCGCGGTCGTCTACTTCCATGGCGGCGCGTACTTCCTCGGAAGTCTGAACACCCACGACGATGTCGCCCGCCGCCTGGCAACAGCGACCGGCCTGCGCGTGTTCTCGGTGGGATATCGGCTGGCGCCGGAGCATCCGTTCCCCGCCGCGCTCGACGACGCGGTCGGTGTCATCGACTGGCTGATCTCCGAGGGTGAGTCGGCGGGCTGGGACGGCACGACACTCGCCGTCGTCGGTGACAGCTCCGGCGGCACGATCGCCACCGTTGCGGCGTCGCTGCTGCACGACCGTGGCGTCGACCGGATCACGCACCAAGTGCTCTACTACCCGTCTGTCGACCTCGACCTCGACCTCGACCCGAAGCGCTATGCCTCGATGGTCGAGAACGCCGTGGGCTTCGGCCTGGAGACCGCCGGGATCGCGCCGTTCAACGCGTTCTACTTCACGAGTGGGGCCGACCCGCTCGACCCGCGCGTCTCGCCGATTGGGCGACCGGATCTGTCCGGCCTTCCTGCCGCCCTCATCCTGACCGGAGAACTCGACCCGATGCGCGACGAGGGCGAGCAATACGGTCAGCGACTGAAGGATGCCGGCGTACCGGCCCTCGTGCACCGCTACGAGGGGGCGGGCCACGGTTTCGTGCAGCATTTTGCCTGGCTGCCAGAATACGGAGCCGCCTTCGCCGAGACGGCGGCATTCCTGCAGACGGGCACAGCTCCGACGCCGGCGAAGGCTCTCCCATGA